One Magnolia sinica isolate HGM2019 chromosome 2, MsV1, whole genome shotgun sequence genomic window, TccaattgatgtagagcgggttgcggacagttacatggccaagatggatcagaaaaggcccggtcgacgacagaagtgatctggaccatcgaaccttaaatcgggcatatcttgtaatccggaatgagttatctgacgtaaaatatatgattttggggtagaacgagctactgaagccaaccaaccccgctatgcccagcctggaattgcaaaaaacccttggatcaatggtcgtttccctgttttaatttcgtttttactataaatagtaagttttagtttgattataactcttcatccgtcaggctttaggagttgcgcccaacgtgaaaagagcttagaataattaggagaacggtttggtgaagccaaataggacacttattatttttggccgaaaaccttgcgcactagtagacgtcacgaccgtctataaatagtaaatttactatttatagtaagtcgcggattctaagagtttgagttgtagtttgattctaatttctttctcattgcttggtacccctatttaaagggttgtaaactcgtttttattcatgaattaatcaatttcgaatttattagaatttatttctattttctgctttctttcctcgtggattcgagaagtctctgttaggagtccagagaagctccgtggatttggagtagttatcctcatcacgttcatccctacgtcaccaATCCTCACGTTAAAACTTCAAACTAACATTGTGGCTTAACAGATTATTGGATCGATCTGAATTTTGGGGCATTCCATTTTTATGGTGGGTCAATCGTTCTGGACGGGTAGGATCTACACACCATGGTGGACTCACTCACAAAATTTTACTCTCTAATAGTTGCTAGAACAAGTTTCTTTTTATGGTGGGTCAATCGTTCTGGACGGGTAGGATCTACACACCGTGGTGGACTCACTCACAAAATTTTACTCTCTAATAGTTGCTAGAACAAGTGTCGAATTTCCATTCGCATTTTAGGTACGGCATCTCTTTCCAAAACTTTCAAatgttctcttcttttctttttctttttttctactcATTATTTTCAAATGAATCTCCGAAATCTTCATTCGGATGGGCCCACTGTCATAGCTTGATGAATGCGATGTACGGATTAGGAAAGGAATTATATCATCCCCGCCGAAGGATGTACATTGGATACCCACGTCTCCAGTATCTGCACGTGCGGTCTATGTTCACTCAACCAATCTGTCGGTCTAATATAACCTACTTTGGACGGAAAATCACCCAAGATTCTCCAATGATGGAAGATTTTACCCATCCACGTAACCTACTTAGGTCTAATGTGGACAGTTGATGGAGCCTGTGCAACAAAAAGTAGCTGACATCCACTCTGTATATCAGTTGGGCCAGCTCTTGTCAGGGCCTTgacgtagagcgggtcacggacagtttcatggccaagatggattaaaaAAAGGCCTGATTGGAAGCGAAGGTGATCCGGACTGTCAAAACTTAAAATGAATGTATCTCACAAACCGAAATGAGCTATCGGACATACCATacataattttggggtagaacgcgctactttagccacccaaccgcGCTATGCCAAGTTGCCTATGCGGAAtatgcaaaataccatcagagCAATAGTTGAAATCTTATTTTAATTTcacccaacatgaaaaatgcttagaataattaagagaacatcATGGTAcgaccaaataggacacttactatttttggccgaaaatcatGCGCACTAATAGAAATAACAacatagtaagtttattatttatagtaagtcacgattccTAGgagttttatttgtagtttaattccaaaacttcttctatggcttagtatccctatttaaatgggtgtaaactcgtttatatattcattaatcaatttattagggTCACTCCTAAGATTTTTATAATCAGATATGTTAAAACTATTTGAGAGGTGACTTTGGTTCTAGTCATcagggcttttacatcatttgaattttcttgttctgattcatcagacttaGAAGAACTTTCAAagccagatgattcatcccaagtagctatcgtGCTCCTTCTTTTTgacttatcccttttaggacatttattcgtcAAGTatccatattcatggtagttaaaACATTGATTGTTCTTTACAAattttcaagatttagattttccttttcttttgccaGATGGTTCTTGAAAtttgatcttttcttgttttttaaaattatgtattctaaaatttatttttattatttcttattttttttctatgtGAGAAGCCTAAGAAGTTTCATGGATTTCGAGTAGTTATCCTTGCGGAAGAAGGTGATCAActttatcacgttcatccctgcatcaggcATAAGCCTTAAAAATCAGTCAGTTATaaaattcaagtggcccacaacgAATGAAACAGTGAGGACagaaatgctcaccattaaaaccttactgaaaccactgtaatgtttggatgccatccaatccattcacgaGGTAAATCCCTCCAAGATGAAAGGGTGGGAAAAATTATCCTGATGCATAACTTTGGTGGGCCCccatagttttaatggtttaagTTCAAATCCCACTGTCtttttgtatgtggcccacttgtcttTCGTGTCTTCTTGATTTTTGGACTAGGTTATAAAATGAAGTAGCgcaactgatggatggaatggatatcatacatacatcacagtcatAAAATGAACCAGTGCACCTGATGTATGGAATAGATAtcgtacatacatcacggtgggcccgtaaAACTTTTTAGGGCACTACTCCATACTTCACTTTATTCCAATGAAGCCCATTGCTTGTTCTTGAAATCGAGTCATTGCACATGTGCTCCACTGATATGGgcaattcaactttgaatttgagaCGTTGATTATGTTCCACAAGCAGAGCCAGGCATTGTTATGAACGGATAGCAACCGGTTCGTCAGAGTGTGCTTTTATGGAGAGAATCTGGATTGCTTGTCATTTTCTGTTCACATCAATGGCAAGGATTGTTTGATAATTGTCATTTCCTCAGGCGATGGCCCCACTAGTCTGCACAATGAGTGATGCCAGATCATCACACGCATGCCACATGTCCATTAAAATTAAGGGTGTCAAGGGGCCGGGATCGGGCCTGCAAACGGTCTGACGGCCTGGCCAGAAACAGTGTAAATTCCGGGCCCCCACCAACCCAGGCCCAGACCGTTGTCTGCCCTAATTAAGATGCTGCACGCCGTAAAATTCCTCTTATAGCATTCTTTATTGGGTGTCATGGCTGCTGGATGGATCTATACAGGGATGCAGATTGTGTGtgagtctgtggggcccaccatgatgtatgtggattatccacactgtccatctgttattccatattattttagggcatgagcccaaagttgaagcatatccaaagctcaagtggaccacaccacagaaaacagtggggataataacatccaccgttcaactttCTAGGgacacaatgatatttatttgtcaggatgaaggaaaaatacaaaaatcgacttgatccaaaacttctgtgaccccaggaAGTTTTAAACAGTAGGTATTCaagtcccactgtttcctgtggtccggtccacttgacctttgtatatgctttaattttgggctcatggccaaaaaatagatggatgaggtgaataaaacacatatctcggtgggccccacagaattaaCTCACCATGCCATGGTGTGGTGAGTTACCACACAATCAATGTCCTCTATACAGTACACATCACCACAACACAGATGGTCCACAGACCATGGACTAATTAACTTTTTAGCATTTACTAGCGTGGCACTTGCTCAACTCCCAGCACCACTAAAGCTAGCCTAACTCCCATACACTGCTAAGTACTAAATACAAGCACACAGTGAGAATATAAAGAGATTATAGGAGAATAGAATTGAAAAGCTTGTATTAAATTAATTAGGATTCTAAATGAGTTTGAAATGGGAATGCTCTCTTACGCATAGGCATAAGAATTATATAGAAACCCTACATTGTATCAAGTGACCCTCGTTTAAGGTCAAGAGCGGTATAGAAACTTTCTAGACTCATTTGCATAGGCCTAACGAACAAAATTTACTAGAGCACTCCGGAGCCATTCAAAATATTCTAAGCTATGCATATCACCATGTAGTGTTGACCACTCTACAATTCTCTACCTTTCTCTATAAAACTGTATATTATTTCAGATGTCTCTGCAAACACACTGCTAAGTCTATTACATGAGCCAAAGAAATGGCTGAATCCTTGCACTAGTTTTCACACTAGTTACATAACTCTAAATGGTCCTAAATTCCCTCTTAATGACATGGAAGAGGAGTTTCACATTCATCCTGAGATTCTTCCAAACAAACAACAGTTCTAAAACAACACATAACAAGATCATACATAAAACTGGGCGGGTTCTTAGATATTCAAACTGCTAAGAATTCATGGCAATGTAGCAAAATGCAAAAATCATAAACCTCATTTAATAGATAGCTCAAAGATGGCGGGGTTTGATGCATGCCGCGAGAGGCGTTTTCATCCGAAGAACAAATGTTAGATCCTCGGTCAGATCAGGGAGTTGCCCTTCGAATTCGCAATGCCATTCGAAATTCTTCACCAAATTGGCCAAGGTGAGTGCAATATGGATCTTTGCAAGCTCTATTCCAGCACAGATCCGCCTACCCGCCCCAAATGGGAGAAAAGACCTCTCCATGGCTCTTAGAAGATGAGCAGCAGCATTGCTGCCATCATTTCCACTCCCATCTTTCAAAGGATGCAAGAACCGCTCCGGCATGAACCGATGGGGTTCGTGCCACACATTTGGGTCATACAGTACAGCGTAAAGGTTCACCAGAACAGATGTCCCTTCCATTACTTTGGTACCCATCAATGTGCTGTCCTTGACCGCCTTGTGCGGCACTGCAAGTGGCGCTATCGGTTTCATTCTCATCGATTCCTTCACTACAGCATGAAGATACTGCATCTTACTCACAGCCTGTACACTCACTGTATTCTCCGTCCCACTTTCATTGATCTCCTCATAGAGCTTTTGTTGGATTGCTGGGTCTCTTATCAAGAAAGCAAGCGCCCATGCAGTAGCAGTCGACGTGCTATCGACTCCAAGCAAGAACAGTTCAAATATATTAAAGATGACAACTTGCTCTGGCAAGTCCTGGGAGAGGAGGAAGTGCAAGTAGCAATTTGGACAAGGTGAGTCAGATGATTGATGGCTAGAGATGTAAGGACGGATCAGTTCTTCGATCCTATGCTTCACTTCGTATGTTTGTTGGAAGGGAAGCTTAAGGCCTGGGATATGTCGAGTGAATGCAAATACATCGACCAGCCGTATATGGCCAGTAAGCCTGATGGTGTCCTCAACCGCACTATCCATGCCTTCAACAAACACTTCATCTTTGAATTCAGGGCCGAAACAAAGGCGGCCGACAAGCCGCACCGTGGTCCGCCGAAGCTGGAGCAGCGGCTTGACTACTCCACTCATGGACGCTTCCTCTTGGAGGCTCTGGATCATGTGGGCCATGTCTTTCTCCTGCAAGTGGATCTGTGCTGAGATGTTGGGTGGATTGAGGGCACAACTCTGGAGGCCCTTGCGAAGAGCCTGCCAGTAGGAACCCGAGTCAGAGGTGGCGAGCGTGCGCCAATTGGCAGTAACAAATTTCGACATGTATGGGAGCATCCGTGCAGCATAGTCCGGAGCCTTGCTCACCAGCACCTCCCAAGCTAGCTCATGATCGCTCACCACAATGGTAGGCCGGGAGCTCCCGAGCCAAACAGTCATGATTCGCCCATGCACTTGGGCAATGTTAGCCAAGGTGACATGTAGCAAGTCACCTCCTTTGTAGAGTTGGTGTAGGTTCCCGATGATTGGCAGTGGCCGTGGCCCAGCAGGCCATTTTATCACCTTTGAATCCTTGTCCAACCGCCGTCGCCACACGTTTTCAAGTAGCACCACTGCCACGGTCAGGGCTACAGTAATAATCCAAAGACCTTCCATTTCTACTAGGCTTTCCTCACTTCTT contains:
- the LOC131224026 gene encoding (S)-canadine synthase-like, with product MEGLWIITVALTVAVVLLENVWRRRLDKDSKVIKWPAGPRPLPIIGNLHQLYKGGDLLHVTLANIAQVHGRIMTVWLGSSRPTIVVSDHELAWEVLVSKAPDYAARMLPYMSKFVTANWRTLATSDSGSYWQALRKGLQSCALNPPNISAQIHLQEKDMAHMIQSLQEEASMSGVVKPLLQLRRTTVRLVGRLCFGPEFKDEVFVEGMDSAVEDTIRLTGHIRLVDVFAFTRHIPGLKLPFQQTYEVKHRIEELIRPYISSHQSSDSPCPNCYLHFLLSQDLPEQVVIFNIFELFLLGVDSTSTATAWALAFLIRDPAIQQKLYEEINESGTENTVSVQAVSKMQYLHAVVKESMRMKPIAPLAVPHKAVKDSTLMGTKVMEGTSVLVNLYAVLYDPNVWHEPHRFMPERFLHPLKDGSGNDGSNAAAHLLRAMERSFLPFGAGRRICAGIELAKIHIALTLANLVKNFEWHCEFEGQLPDLTEDLTFVLRMKTPLAACIKPRHL